From one Notolabrus celidotus isolate fNotCel1 chromosome 2, fNotCel1.pri, whole genome shotgun sequence genomic stretch:
- the pak2b gene encoding serine/threonine-protein kinase PAK 2b, whose translation MCDNGDPEDKPPAPPVRMSSTIFSTGSSKDSLSANHSSKPLPSVPEERKPRNKIISIFSGAEKGGRKKDRDKERPEISPPSDFEHTIHVGFDAVTGEFTGMPEQWARLLQTSNITKSEQKKNPQAVLDVLKFYDSTGNGRQKYLSFSSSEKDAFSPGPQSPVKKGTEPSSPNIKAIDDDDDDEAPPPIVAPRPEHTKSVYTRSVIDPLPAPSTGVDGDVASKAADRQKKKGKMTDEEIMDKLRTIVSIGDPKKKYTRYEKIGQGASGTVFTAIDVATGQEVAIKQINLQKQPKKELIINEILVMKELKNPNIVNFLDSFLMGEELFVVMEYLAGGSLTDVVTETCMDEAQIAAVCRECLQALEFLHANQVIHRDIKSDNVLLGMDGSVKLTDFGFCAQITPEQSKRSTMVGTPYWMAPEVVTRKAYGPKVDIWSLGIMAIEMVEGEPPYLNENPLRALYLIATNGTPELQNPEKLSPVFRDFLNRCLEMDVEKRGGGKELLQHPFLKLAKPLSSLTPLILAAKEAMKGNR comes from the exons ATGTGTGATAACGGAGACCCCGAGGACAAACCCCCCGCCCCCCCGGTCAGGATGAGCAGCACCATCTTCAGCACCGGCTCCAGCAAAGACTCgctctcagccaatcacagctccaAACCTCTGCCGTCTGTGCCCGAGGAGAGGAAACCTCGCAACAAGATCATCTCAATCTTCTCCGGGGCAGAAAAAG gtggtagaaagaaagatagagacAAAGAACGACCAGAGATCTCACCGCCGTCAGACTTTGAACACACCATTCATGTTGGCTTCGATGCTGTCACCGGAGAGTTCACT GGCATGCCGGAGCAATGGGCCCGACTACTGCAGACCTCAAACATCACCAAGTCCGAGCAGAAGAAGAACCCACAAGCCGTGCTCGACGTTCTCAAGTTCTATGACTCGACAGGAAACGGCCGACAGAAGTACCTCAGCTTCTCATCCTCAG AAAAAGACGCGTTCAGTCCCGGCCCTCAGTCT CCGGTTAAGAAAGGAACTGAGCCGTCTTCTCCAAACATCAAAGCTAtcgatgatgatgacgatgatgaagCTCCTCCTCCCATCGTGGCGCCGAGACCAGAACACACAAAGAGT GTGTACACTCGCTCTGTCATCGATCCTCTCCCCGCTCCGAGCACCGGCGTGGACGGAGACGTCGCCTCTAAGGCGGCggacagacagaagaagaaggggaagaTGACGGACGAAGAGATCATGGACAAACTGA GAACCATCGTCAGCATCGGAGACCCCAAGAAGAAATACACCAGATATGAGAAGATTGGTCAGGG GGCGTCAGGAACCGTTTTCACAGCCATCGATGTCGCCACGGGACAAGAG GTGGCCATTAAACAGATTAACCTCCAGAAACAGCCGAAGAAGGAGCTGATCATCAACGAGATCCTGGTGATGAAGGAACTGAAGAACCCGAACATCGTCAACTTCTTAGACAG TTTCCTAATGGGGGAGGAGCTGTTTGTGGTGATGGAGTACCTGGCTGGAGGCTCACTGACAGACGTGGTCACAGAGACCTGCATGGACGAGGCTCAGATAGCTGCTGTCTGCAGAGAG tgTTTACAGGCGCTGGAGTTCCTGCACGCGAACCAAGTCATTCACAGAGACATTAAGAGTGACAACGTCTTACTGGGGATGGACGGCTCCGTCAAACTGA CCGACTTTGGCTTCTGCGCCCAGATCACTCCCGAGCAGAGCAAACGCAGCACCATGGTGGGCACGCCGTACTGGATGGCTCCTGAGGTGGTGACCAGGAAGGCGTACGGGCCCAAAGTGGACATCTGGTCTCTGGGAATCATGGCCATCGAGATGGTGGAAGGAGAACCTCCGTACCTGAACGAGAACCCGCTACGA gCGTTGTACCTGATCGCCACCAACGGCACCCCTGAGCTCCAGAACCCTGAAAAGCTGTCTCCCGTCTTCAGAGATTTCCTCAACCGTTGTTTGGAGATGGATGTAGAGAAACGAGGCGGAGGAaaagagctgctgcag CATCCGTTCCTGAAGCTGGCGAAACCGCTGTCCAGCCTCACGCCGCTCATCCTGGCAGCCAAGGAGGCCATGAAGGGCAACCGT
- the cep19 gene encoding centrosomal protein of 19 kDa, with amino-acid sequence MSFEAKRCGVQFSPPSIVLIYQHKDENKLRKRIIPVRHFFKHSDCSTAAEKLKNNPRHRAYLDSVPCSQLEKLHVILKDHMKGFSLEHSLSSYRLDPEEDLNKLDDKELARKKGQMDGLFEKNRRHKDDPDFVYDVEKDFTKSTQEKCSWDEESDDGF; translated from the exons ATGAGTTTCGAGGCTAAGCGTTGCGGAGTTCAGTTCAGTCCTCCTTCTATAgttttaatttatcaacataaaGACGAAAACAAGCTGCGAAAGAGGATCATACCTGTGCGACACTTCTTCAAACATTCAG actgcagcacagcagcagaaaagctGAAGAACAACCCCCGTCACAGGGCCTACCTGGACTCTGTGCCCTGCAGTCAGCTGGAGAAGCTTCACGTCATCCTGAAGGATCACATGAAGGGCTTCAGCCTGGAGCACAGCCTGTCTTCTTACCGCCTCGACCCCGAGGAAGACCTGAACAAGCTGGACGACAAGGAGCTGGCTCGTAAGAAGGGACAGATGGACGGACTGTTTGAGAAGAACCGGAGGCACAAAGACGATCCGGACTTTGTTTACGACGTGGAGAAGGATTTCACGAAGAGCACGCAGGAAAAGTGCAGCTGGGATGAAGAGTCTGATGATGGATTTTAA
- the pigx gene encoding phosphatidylinositol-glycan biosynthesis class X protein yields MYLALFSALACLSICHSLTKEGEQKNHCDVLKQLLESSSVSVELRKNGFHRELVTSVELRSDDLRGIRVLLVHRWPRGVYVDPYELSSLRDQRDWQILIDSTIDLELPAHKTSGFVTYVYPAPDGSTPSLLTVTIPVHARYHEPSIDGKTFTTIDIKPPELLLRTEECLQLDSSESTSVVEAPCTSDNSSTCAWLQRHQLQDQISVSLQVPVGDRSLVVPVSTVTLLVTMICCVGLSKYMWKHRIKQ; encoded by the exons ATGTATCTCGCGTTGTTCTCCGCGTTGGCATGTTTATCGATATGTCATAGTTTGACCAAAGAGG GTGAGCAGAAGAACCACTGTGACGTCCTGAAGCAGCTGCTTGAATCCTCTTCTGTTTCAGTCGAGCTCAGGAAAAACGGTTTTCACAG GGAGCTGGTGACCTCTGTGGAGCTCAGGTCTGATGATCTCAGAGGGATCAGAGTCCTGCTGGTTCATAGGTGGCCCAGAGGAGTCTACGTTGATCCATACGAGCTCTCATCTCTGAGGGATCAGAGGGACTGGCAG ATATTAATAGATTCAACGATTGACCTGGAGCTTCCTGCTCACAAGACGTCAGGTTTCGTCACCTATGTGTATCCTGCTCCTGACGGATCGACTCCCAGCCTACTGACAGTAACGATCCCCGTCCATGCTCGATATCACGAGCCGTCTATTGATGGAAAAACATTTACAACCATAGATATAAAAcctccagagctgctgctgcggactgaagaat GCTTGCAGCTTGACAGCTCAGAGTCCACCTCTGTCGTGGAGGCTCCGTGTACATCAGACAATTCCAGCACATGTGCATGGCTTCAACGTCATCAGCTGCAG GACCAGATCTCTGTGAGCTTACAGGTCCCAGTTGGTGACAGATCTCTGGTGGTTCCTGTATCTACAGTAACTCTGCTGGTCACAATGATCTGCTGTGTGGGACTGTCCAAATATATGTGGAAACATCGGATTAAACAGTGA